One segment of Trachemys scripta elegans isolate TJP31775 chromosome 1, CAS_Tse_1.0, whole genome shotgun sequence DNA contains the following:
- the STRAP gene encoding serine-threonine kinase receptor-associated protein, with product MAMRQTPLTCSGHTRPVVDLAFSDITPYGYFLISACKDGKPMLRQGDTGDWIGTFLGHKGAVWGATLNRDATKAATAAADFTAKVWDAVSGDELITLAHKHIVKSVDFTEDSNYLLTGGQDKLLRIYDLSKPEAEPQVVSGHTSGIKKALWSSDDKQILSADDKTVRLWDRNTMTEVKAINVAMSVSSMEYVPEGEILVITYGRTIAFHSAETLEQIKSFDAPATVNSASLHPEKEFLVAGGEDFKLYKYDYNTGEELESYKGHFGPIHCVRFSPDGELYASGSEDGTLRLWQTTVGKTYGLWKCVVPEEEGGELAKARVSLPGTAEEELEDLTSENSDSIYSSTPEVKA from the exons ATGGCGATGAGACAGACCCCGCTGACGTGCTCCGGGCACACGCGGCCCGTGGTGGACTTGGCCTTCAGCGACATCACCCCCTACGGCTACTTCCTCATCAGCGCCTGCAAGG ATGGTAAACCTATGCTACGCCAGGGTGACACGGGCGACTGGATTGGAACATTTCTAGGTCATAAAGGTGCCGTCTGGGGTGCTACCCTGAATAGGGATGCCACTAAAGCAGCTACAGCAGCTGCAGATTTTACAGC TAAAGTATGGGATGCTGTTTCAGGGGATGAACTGATCACACTGGCTCACAAGCATATTGTCAAAAGTGTGGATTTTACTGAG GACAGCAATTACCTGTTGACAGGTGGACAAGATAAATTGTTGCGTATTTATGACTTGAGCAAGCCAGAAGCAG AACCTCAGGTGGTCAGTGGACATACTTCGGGTATTAAAAAGGCTTTATGGAGCAGTGATGACAAACAGATCCTTTCAGCTGATGATAAAACTGTCCG ccTCTGGGACCGGAATACCATGACTGAAGTAAAAGCAATAAATGTTGCAATGTCTGTGAGCAGTATGGAGTATGTTCCCGAGGGGGAGATACTGGTGATAACCTATGGGAGGACTATTGCTTTTCATAGTGCAGAGAC TCTGGAGCAGATTAAATCGTTTGACGCTCCTGCTACAGTGAACTCTGCATCCCTTCACCCTGAGAAAGAATTTCTTGTTGCAGGTGGTGAAGACTTTAAACTTTATAAATATGACTATAATACAGGAGAAGAGCTAG AATCTTACAAAGGACACTTTGGTCCCATTCACTGTGTGAGATTTAGCCCAGATGGAGAGTTGTATGCTAGTGGCTCTGAGGATGGAACGTTAAGACTGTGGCAGACGACAGTAGGGAAAACATACGGTCTTTGGAAATGTGTAGTTCCTG aagaggagggtggagagctgGCAAAAGCAAGGGTCAGCCTTCCAGGAACGGCAGAAGAGGAACTAG AAGACCTTACCTCTGAAAATTCAGATTCCATCTACAGCTCAACTCCTGAAGTTAAGGCTTGA